The sequence below is a genomic window from Harpia harpyja isolate bHarHar1 chromosome 3, bHarHar1 primary haplotype, whole genome shotgun sequence.
GAGCAGGCAGTTGATGTTCATCATAACAGTCCTTGTTATTATGAATCACCAAGGGGATGCAACAGCACTTACACAGAGTCCCAAGGACTTTAATTTATCTCAGCCAAGCGGTGTCTTCCGCGTGCCCCAGAGCAGAGGCCGGTTGCAACAGAAATGGAGATGCACCATTCCTGCAGTGGGAGCCGGGAGCGCTTCTAAAGCTTGAGGCTCTGGCAAGAGGCACATGAGAAAAGCAAGAGCCAGCTTAGAACATGATGACTTCTTGATCCTTTAACTTGTAATCGCTGATGACAGCGACATTAGACAAATGAATGTTGAAGCTGGGTCAAGTAATTATTGCAGGTTCATAGCTGCATGCTGCACAGTTCTCGGGGCAGCAACAAGTCTGACAATTGTAAATAATACGCAGCCAGAGAACAGGGATGCTTGCTTCTTGCTGAGACGAAAGTGACGGCATAAGCTGCTGCGCCAAGAAGAAAACAGCTAAATGTTTATGACCAAGGGTTGCTTCCAAATGCACTGGCTGCATTCCTCTCCGTAGggcttttcctctttctgcctATTTACATGATCAGCATATCACTACAGCAGAAATGGCATCATATACCTGCCAGAGTGAAAAATGGCCACGGGAAACAAGAGGCAGAGCAAACAAGGAATGATGGTTTTACTTTGGCAAAAGGGCAGCTAGAGGAatgagagcagggaaaaaaatgaccaaCTCTGAGCAGACACCAAAAGGGAGCAAATGAGGAGAGCTCAGCAGAGTCCAGGGAAAGGCACGGTGTCGGTGGTCGATAGGGAGCCAGCAGGAGcctggagaagcagaaaggaaagtaCAAAACACACCTGCGCAGAGCAGAAGACAGAAACACTCGGAAAGTCCTTTTCTCCTTATCGCTTGTCCCTCCTTATCAGGCTGAGAAATGGCAGTGCTTTCCTTGTGCATCTCAGCTCTTGGGCTTCTCCCCCTTCTGAATATCAATGTGGGAGCTTGAAATTGTACCTGCTCGCTGGATCCCGGGAACCGCACGAACCCACTGGGGATGGAAAGAGCCCCTCAGTGCCTCTGCCTGAAGCTGTGCCTGCGAAGGGTCGGGCCTTTCAAGGCTAAATCTGATAAAACCCACTCGAATCTCTTCAGTACCTACCCCAGCTGTTGGCTAATGCGCAGACATGCTGGCAGCGATGTGATGCTCCAGCAGgatcctgctcctcctctcccccactaTCCGTCCCTGTGCTCGCCCACGCAACAGCACAGCTCAGGCTCAGCAGTCCCGGGCTGCGGAGTCACTCGTGTCCCCACAGAAGGATGAATTCAGCAGCTGACGGTAGGTCCCTGCCCCCATTGCCTCTCACACCATATCCCTTTAATCTGCCCACGACTCAGACGAACTGTGTGGCTCGGCAACAGCGGCCAACAAACGGCTCCTCAAGAAGGGGGTAGGTAGCCCTGGGTTGGGGGCATACAGTCCTTGAGTAGGGGACAGACAGCCCCGGGGTGCCCCCCCAGTACTTCTGCCATCTCCCCACCACAGAAACGGGTGCCCCCAAGAGAGGCGGCAAGTGCACTATGTGGCTTGACTATTTCAGAAAATAACCTTGATTTCTGGGGTAGCAGGATCCGTACCAGTTCCCAGCACTCTGGATATGCACACACAAGCAGCCAGAGGAGAGAACACGGGTGACTGGTCCCATTTTGTCCAGATGCTTCCAGCACCAAGCAGATCACTGCCTCTCCCGGATGCCACGAGATCATCCCCACCAGTGGGGATGGTCACACGCTGTGTCAGGGCTCCGAGGGCACTCAGATGCCCTGAGGAGCCTCACCAggtcttcccccacccctctgcCCAGGGTTCTGGAGCTCCAGCTAAGCTCAGGCCTTGGTCCTTGGCCCTGGACTGGCCAAACCCTCAGTCACAGGGGCCTGTCAGCATCCAGCCCTCACCCTCTCACCGTTACTTGGGAGTTGCCATGaacctgcctcagtttccccacctttGCCACCAACACCCCTGTGTCACCCCATGGCTTAGCTGTCGAGCATCAGGATCCCGAAGCCAGTCTCCCCGCACCCTTAGTAACTGCCTGTGAACGGTGGCAAGGGCTCACCCTCTCCCTCGGTCCAGGGCCCCGCGCCCCACACACGGGATCAGAAGCCAACCTTCTTCAACCCCTCACGGCCCCCACGGTAGCTTTGCAGAGACTCTGCAGCCCCTCTGAGCTCCACTTTCAAGCCCCAGGCTGGACCCTCTGCCCCCAAGCTCCCATACCGTGCTTCTCACGTCACGGCTCCTCTCCCAAAAGAGATCCAAAGACACCGTCACGGGAGGCCCAGAGCAACTGTGCTAACAGGCAGCCCCAAACGtgtgcacagagagagagaaatgagaggtAATACAGAGACATTCCAAGTAATCTTATTTTTCCGTTGGCCAAAAAGGACCCGCTATGCCGCACCGCACGTTGCCAGTATATTTTAAGGACCTTAGTCGACCTTCAGAGTAAGAACGTTTGACAAGCCAGCTGCAGGAGACCCGCCAGGCCCCCTCCCCGCTCTCCAGTGGCGGGGAGCAGCACCCCACGGGGGTGTCCCAGGCTCGGGGACCGCGGCGTGCCGTCCCACGCAGGGCTTGTGCAAGCCCGCCTATCAACACAGTCATCTTACTGATACGGTGAACGGAAAGCTATAGGATTATTAAGCGCGTTGCATTTATTAGATAACGGCTATTCTCATCATTATTACTACAGCCTCATGACCCAGTCCCTCAGCATGTTTCTTGCCTCCGGCACTCCCAGCTCTGAAAGTCACCTTGTGCTATCAGAGGGGAAACCGCAGGAGCCCCCCCGTATCGCACACATGCCCTGTCCTCTCCAAAACTTCTCCCCAAAAAACGCTCTTCTTCTGCCCGGACGCAGGGCTCCTTCATTCAccccgctgctgctgccatgcagcCAGGGCCCCAGGGCTCAACCCCCACGGTCTCACAAACCCCCCCATGCAGCGGAGCCTCTCCTGTTGGGTCCTCTTAAAAACCAAAGAGGAGAGAGGCTGTAAACCATCCTGCGGCCATCGAACTCGCGGGGCTTTTCTGCAAGGAGCCCAGGCCACCTTCCCTCCAGGCTGAGCAGCCCCCCCCCGAGGGCCAGGACCCGGCTCTTGGCTGCCGCGACCCAACGCACAGTCCTGACACGCAGCGGGACACCGCTGGCCCTCCTCCTGCCGGCAGCCAGACCCCTGAagccccttcaccggccaagcTGTGCGGCCGGCGACACTGCGAGGCGAGGGACCCCGGGAGAAGCCGCCATCTTGGGGGGCACCCTccgggctggggcaggctgctgcGGGCACCGCGGGCTGCCCGCAGAGGAAAAGCGAGAAGCCGGGGGCGGCAGGGACGGTTCCCCTGGGCGCGGGGGAGAGCCCAGGCGGCGGGGAGCcgaggcggcggggagccggggcagccccggggacaGACCCCACGCCCCGGCACCCGACCCCGCCGCTCCGCACCGCAGCCCTGAGGAGAGACCCCCGCAACGCCTCCGGCGGGCGGCGGAGCCAATGGCAAGGCGCAGCCCgcctccccggcggcggcggagccaaTGGCGAGgcgaggggcggggaggggcggggcgctcggcgggcgggcggcgggcgggcggcagtcGGCGCCGAGGCGCGGAGCGGTGCGGGTGGctcctctggctctgccgcggccgcgccgccgccctcgCTCCCTTATGGAAGAGATGGAAGAGGAGCTGAAATGCCCGGTGTGCGGCTCCTTTTACCGGGAGCCCATCATCCTGCCTTGCTCGCACAACCTGTGCCAGGCGTGCGCCCGCAACATCCTGGTGCAGACGCCGGAGTCGGAGTCGCCGCAGAGCCGGCGCGCCTCGGGCTCGGCCGTCTCCGACTACGACTACCTGGACCTGGATAAGATGAGCCTCTACAGCGAGGCGGACAGCGGCTACGGCTCCTACGGCGGCTTCGCCAGCGCTCCCACCACCCCCTGCCAGAAGTCCCCCAACGGCGTCCGCGTCttcccgccggccgccccgccgccccccgccgccctggccccgccgccgccgccgcgcaacGCCTGCCTCACCTGCCCGCAGTGCCACCGCAGCCTGGTGCTGGACGAGCGCGGGTTGCGGGGTTTCCCCCGCAACCGCCTGCTGGAGGGCGTCATCGACCGCTACCAGCAAGGCAGGGCGGCGGCTCTGCGCTGCCAGCTCTGCGAGAAGGCGCCCAAGGAGGCGGCCGTCATGTGCGAGCAGTGCGACGTCTTCTACTGCGATCCCTGCCGCCTGCGGTGCCACCCGCCGCGGGGACCGCTGGCCAAGCACCGCCTGGTCCCGCCGGCCCAGGGTCGCGTcagccgccgcctcagcccccgCAAGATCTCCACCTGCACCGACCACGAGCTGGAGAACCACAGCATGTACTGCGTGCAGTGCAAGAGCCCCGTCTGCTACCAGTGCCTGGAGGAGGGCAAGCACTCCAGCCACGAAGTCAAGGCCCTGGGCGCCATGTGGAAGCTCCACAAGGTGAGCCATGGCCCCGCGGCGGCCTCCGACGGCAGCCCCGGACGAGCCCCGCGGCTGGGAGACGGCTACGGAGGGCCGCCCGTCCAGCACGCCTTGTCCTGCGCCTTTTCCCCCAGCCGGCAGGGTGGGAGCCTCGCCACCCGCCCACGCCGGGGCCGCGTTTTGCACCCTTGCGTGGGAGGAGAGTGGCCCCCCCGGCACGCAGAGGCCGGCATCGGGCACGCGATGCTCGCCCCTGGGTCCCCGAATCGCGACGGCTGGCCCCTGCGAGCCCAGGCTCTGCCGAAGGAGCCGGCAAGGCCTGCGGGTGATGGCTGCGGGGGGTGGATCGGGGACACCTGCGCCGCGGAGCTGGAAAAGCGACGGGGAGTGGATGCTTTCGTGAGGAGGGAGGCGTGAAATCCGCCACGGGGGAGGACGGGCATGCGGGAGCGGGGTGCCGTGGGGTGCTGCTGAGGAagggctgctgcctcctcccgcACACCGAGTCAttgggaggaggagggacggCAGTGGGCGAGCGGGCAGCGCGGTAGCGGAGCCTTTCGCTGAATACTGATCAGCTCCTCTTGAGCGTGCTCGCTCCCGCGCGCATCCTCGCTGGAGGAGAGGGTCCCAGCGCTTGAGGCAGGGACGCGGCCATCGTTAGCTTCAGCTCAACTCCATCCACCccactgcctgcctccctccttgcGCCAGTGACCCCCTCGCCGAAGGAACTGGGGCAGAAGTGACTGGGACGCGGGCGGACGGGGCGCAAGGGGATGGGCATCACTCCTCGGATGAACATTGAAATAATTGTCCCCCGCTCCAGCAAATCTGTGCAGGCAGGAGTAGGTGGGAGGACCTGTGACAAGGAGCTGGGGAGAGATGGGGAGATGCCTGACCCCAGCTGTCAAAAGGGGCTCGGCCGGATCACTTTCCAGGAACGTCCCTGTCATGCTTTGGCAGTCTGCGTGGCGGCACGCGGCTCCTTGGAGGATGCAGACCGCTGGGCCGCAGCTCTGCGCCCTGTGTTGGGTCAGTGGGTGCGTGCAGGGACAGGCTATCGCTTGTCGTGACGTTCCTCGAGAGGGCTGGAGGGCAACTGCGTTACGTTGCGGTGTGGGAGGAAAGGGTTCGGTGGTGCCTGTCGCTGCTGGAAAGGGCTTGTCCTGATCCCCTTTTACTGGGAGCGGGAACACCTCCTCCCCGGCTTTCCAGCGCTCTTAGAAAGATGAAGCCCATGTGCCAGAGCAGTTTTGGTGCCCCATGCCCTTGTCCCTACACATGGGGTGCAGTCACTGCTCCCAACTGGTGTTGGGCTGCCGGGGTTCACCGTGGCACAGGTAACTGCTGACCTGCTCGCAGGAGTGCACGGGCTCTTCTTCGCCAGCACGTTAGCGTGGCACGAGCCGTCGGATGCTGTGAGCACCTTGCTCCTCTCGCCTGTTACGAAACCCAGTAAGTGCTTGCTACGCGAGAGCAGCCTGTTCTCCACGGTCTGGTCCTCCTGGCCCGGCTCTTGGTGGAGGATGAACCCGTTCGGTCTGTGCTGACACAGAGCAGGAGTGGAGCTGGGTCCGGCTGTTGGTGGTGTTCTCCAAAACAAGAGAAATCTAATGGGTACCAGGCCTTTTCATAAGGTTTTGGCTTCACTTTCATGCTTTGATTCAGTTGCAGCAAGGCACTTGCTTAGATACATGCATGAGCATCTGGACAACTTCGTATGCAAGTACTCTGGTACTTCAGGTTCAGTCCTTGTGTTCTTGATTAGGATGGCTTAGTCTTATTTGAATGCttagcttttctttcaaagtacCTTTTCACAGGGGACAGCTTTAGCAGTGCAGTATTTCATTGATGTAGGTAACAGACCTGGAACTGTAACATTATTTGAAATGATGGTTTTCACGCAATTTCTCTAAGGTTTTTGGAAATCAGAATGTGAAGTCACACCTGCCTTGAGTGACCCTGTGATTCTGCAGGGATTTATTGCTGTTCCCTGATGTTTGCTTATTAAGGGAGGGACAAGAGTCTGTTTCAAATGTGGCAGTATGGGGTAATTGAAGGAGTGATTTCATGGCCAGAACTCAGATTGTTCCCTGGGATGCCATGTAACAAAATCAGGGGAGAGGCTAATGACATTTCAAGCTTTATCCTGGTTGGGACTGGGCGTTAGGAACCAAACCACCTGTGGATTTGAGCGGTGAACCTCCTGCAAAAGTATCTGGGTGTCATTTTTTGAGGGGA
It includes:
- the TRIM9 gene encoding E3 ubiquitin-protein ligase TRIM9 isoform X13; protein product: MEEMEEELKCPVCGSFYREPIILPCSHNLCQACARNILVQTPESESPQSRRASGSAVSDYDYLDLDKMSLYSEADSGYGSYGGFASAPTTPCQKSPNGVRVFPPAAPPPPAALAPPPPPRNACLTCPQCHRSLVLDERGLRGFPRNRLLEGVIDRYQQGRAAALRCQLCEKAPKEAAVMCEQCDVFYCDPCRLRCHPPRGPLAKHRLVPPAQGRVSRRLSPRKISTCTDHELENHSMYCVQCKSPVCYQCLEEGKHSSHEVKALGAMWKLHKSQLSQALNGLSDRAKEAKEFLVQLRNMVQQIQENSVEFEACLVAQCDALIDALNRRKAQLLSRVNKEHEHKLKVVRDQISHCTVKLRQTTGLMEYCLEVIKENDPSGFLQISDALIRRVHLTEDQWGKGTLTPRMTTDFDLNLDNAPLLQSIHQLDFVQMKVSSPVPAPPILQLEECCTHNNSATLSWKQPPLSTVQVEGYILELDDGNGGQFREVYVGKETMCTVDGLHFNSTYSARVKAFNKTGVSPYSKTLVLQTSEGALL